DNA from Synechococcus elongatus PCC 6301:
TCGATCAACTCGATTTGCCGCTGATGGTCGATCGCAACACCGACAGCAATCAAACTGCCTTTACCGTCAGCATTGATGCGGCCCCCCATCTCGGCGTCAGCACTGGTATTTCTGCTGAGGATCGGGCGCGAACGATTCAAGCCACGATCAATCCCCTGACCAAGCCCCACGATCTGCGCCGCCCCGGTCACATTTTTCCGCTGCGATCGCGGGAGGGCGGTGTCCTCAAGCGGGCTGGACATACCGAAGCCGCTGTCGATCTAGCACGGATGGCTGGGCTCTATCCCGCTGGGGTGATCTGTGAGATCCAGAATCCCAATGGATCGATGGCGCGGCTGCCGGATTTGATTGACTACGCTCGTCAGCATCGGCTGAAACTGATCAGCATTGCTGATCTGATCAGCTATCGGCTGCAACATGAGCGCTTCGTGATTCGCGAAACGATCGCGACTTTGCCGAGTGAGTTCGGGCAGTTCACGATTTTTGCCTACCGCAACAGCTTGGATGGCTCAGAGCATGTGGCGCTGGTCAAGGGCGATCCCAGCCGCTTTAGTCAGCAGCCAGTCATGGTGCGCGTTCACTCCGAATGTCTGACCGGTGATGCCTTCGGTTCACTGCGCTGCGATTGCCGGATGCAGCTGCAGGCCGCGATGAAGATGATTGAAAATGCTGGTCAGGGCGTGATTGTCTACCTACGGCAAGAAGGTCGTGGCATTGGCCTAATCAACAAACTCAAGGCTTATTCACTACAAGATTTGGGGCTAGATACCGTCGAAGCCAACGCCCGCCTTGGCTTTCCGGCTGACCTGCGCAATTACGGCGTGGGGGCGCAAATCCTCAACGACCTAGGGGTAACGCGCATTCGTCTGATCACCAACAATCCCCGCAAAATTGCCGGCCTCAAGGGCTATGGACTAGAAGTGGTCGATCGCGTCCCCCTGCTGATTGAAGCCACCCCCTACAATTCGTCTTATCTGGCGACTAAGGGTGAAAAACTCGGCCACTTGCTCCTCAAAACCCATCTAGCCGCGATCGCTCTGCATCTCACGCCGGAATTACAGAACAATCCCTATCGCCAAACGCTGATTGGTCAGATTCGCAGTCTGGTGCAAGGAGAGGGATTATTCCTGCAAGAAGAGCTGCGATCGGTGGCGTCAGCGCTCTTTGGCCCCCAGGTCCTAACCCTGCAGGTCGGCTTGGCCCAGTCAGAAGCGATCGCAGCGGACTGGTACCGCTCGCCCGATTCCCCACTGGCCGACCAGCTGCAGCATTGCTTGGAACAAATGGCTGCGATCGATGGCTTAGAAGATCTGGAATTTCTGCTGGCGGATGGTCATGACCCGCTAACTAGCTTGCAGGTGCAGCTCGATCGCCAGTCGTTACCGCTACCGGATCTGAGCCGCCAGTTCAAAACCCTGAAGCTGCAGCAGATCTATCACTTACAGCTGCAGGAACGACCGAGCTTTGTCAGCTGAGGCTCACACGAAACAAACCCCAGCTGAACTTAGGTTAGCTAGGCAGCATCGGTCACGATTTTGACGGAGAGAATGCGATCGCCATTGCGCAGCGATCGCACTACTTTCAGGCTCTCGTCATCTTCGGTCTGCCCAAAGGTCGTATGCACGCCGTCCAAATGGGGCTGGGGCTCATGGCAGATAAAGAACTGGCTGCCACCCGTATTCCGACCCGCATGGGCCATCGACAGCGTTCCGGCTAGGTGGGGATTATCGTTGATTTCACAGGGGATTTTGTAGCCGGGGCCGCCGGTGCCAGTCCCATGGGGGCAGCCGCCCTGGCTCATAAACCCAGGAATGACGCGGTGGAAGGTCAGCCCATCGTAGAAGCCATCTTGCGAGAGCTTCACAAAGTTAGCAACCGTGTTCGGCGCGTCGTTGTCAAAAAATTGCAGGCGGATCGTGCCTTTCTCGGTTTCCAGAATGGCTTGGGTCATTCAGACTGCGTGGATAAGTGGATCTCCTGTGATCCTAGCCCGTTGCTCAGCTGCAACTAGTTGATGCAAGCAGGAGACGGGGAACCCTTGAGACTGAAACTACATCAACTAGCCTACGGCGATCGCAAAGCTGGAGCCCCGATCGACTCTTGGATGCGATCGCCCGTCACTGAGAGTGATTACTCAGTGTGTCGGTACCGTATTGGCAGATTTTGTCAAGTTCATAGGCAACATTATGTTTTGCGCATTGTACCTAAATTTAAATTACAGTTTTAAATTTACTCAAGGGGTAGGCTGATGGTAGAGCACTTCCCACGAGAAATAGAGGTCACAGCCTGTTGCCAGACAACAGCTTTTCCCAGAGCAGTCTGCTTCGATGACTGTTTTTGAGGAACTGAATGAAGCGGCACGCACTTTTGTGGGCCCAATCTTCATCCTGTTGCCCGACTATTATCGATTTCCTGGAACCCCTCATCTCCACATTGATTTATCGAGGGCTGGGCTACTACGCGGTAGTCAATATCATGTGTATCACGAGGGAAATCGCCTACTCTACACCA
Protein-coding regions in this window:
- the ribBA gene encoding bifunctional 3,4-dihydroxy-2-butanone-4-phosphate synthase/GTP cyclohydrolase II, translated to MTLPEDFQFDAIADAIAEIKAGRSVVVVDDENRENEGDLICAAQFATPEKINFMAVEARGLICLAMTGDRLDQLDLPLMVDRNTDSNQTAFTVSIDAAPHLGVSTGISAEDRARTIQATINPLTKPHDLRRPGHIFPLRSREGGVLKRAGHTEAAVDLARMAGLYPAGVICEIQNPNGSMARLPDLIDYARQHRLKLISIADLISYRLQHERFVIRETIATLPSEFGQFTIFAYRNSLDGSEHVALVKGDPSRFSQQPVMVRVHSECLTGDAFGSLRCDCRMQLQAAMKMIENAGQGVIVYLRQEGRGIGLINKLKAYSLQDLGLDTVEANARLGFPADLRNYGVGAQILNDLGVTRIRLITNNPRKIAGLKGYGLEVVDRVPLLIEATPYNSSYLATKGEKLGHLLLKTHLAAIALHLTPELQNNPYRQTLIGQIRSLVQGEGLFLQEELRSVASALFGPQVLTLQVGLAQSEAIAADWYRSPDSPLADQLQHCLEQMAAIDGLEDLEFLLADGHDPLTSLQVQLDRQSLPLPDLSRQFKTLKLQQIYHLQLQERPSFVS
- a CDS encoding peptidylprolyl isomerase, whose amino-acid sequence is MTQAILETEKGTIRLQFFDNDAPNTVANFVKLSQDGFYDGLTFHRVIPGFMSQGGCPHGTGTGGPGYKIPCEINDNPHLAGTLSMAHAGRNTGGSQFFICHEPQPHLDGVHTTFGQTEDDESLKVVRSLRNGDRILSVKIVTDAA